GAGCGGAGAGGAAAACTCCTTCAACAGAACGTTGAATTCCGTTACGCGGAAGTGAACGGCGGCAGTGAGCAGCGGTACGGCGAGAGGGGTCCCGGTGTCCGAGACTGAACTGGTGTTGCGCTCGACGCGTGTCATCACCCCCGACGGATCGCGCCCCGCCGCGGTCGCCGTCGCGGACGGCAGGATCACGGCCGTCCTCCCGTACGACGCCGACGTACCGCCCGGCACCCGCCTGGAGGACCTCGGCGACCATGTGCTGCTGCCGGGTCTCGTCGACACCCATGTGCATGTGAACGACCCCGGCCGCACCCACTGGGAGGGCTTCTGGACCGCCACGCGCGCCGCGGCGGCCGGCGGCATCACCACCCTCGTCGACATGCCGCTCAACTCCCTCCCGCCGACCACGACCGTCGACCACCTCCGCACCAAGCGCGAGGTCGCCGCCGACAAGGCCCATGTCGACGTCGGCTTCTGGGGCGGCGCGCTGCCCGACAACGTCAAGGACCTGCGCCCGCTGCACGACGCCGGGGTCTTCGGCTTCAAGGCGTTCCTGTCGCCGTCCGGTGTGGACGAGTTCCCGCACCTCGACCAGGACGGCCTCGCCCGCTCCCTGACCGAGATCGCAGGCTTCGGCGGACTGCTCATCGTGCACGCCGAGGACCCCCACCACCTCGACGCGGCCCCGCAGCGGGGCGGCCCCCGGTACGCCGACTTCCTCGCCTCCCGCCCGCGCGGCGCCGAGGACACCGCCATCGCCGCCCTCATCGACCGGGCCCGGCGACTCGACGCCCGCGTCCACGTCCTGCACCTCTCCTCCGCCGACGCGCTCCCGCTGATCGCGGAGGCCAAGCGGGACGGCGTACGGATCACCGTCGAGACCTGCCCGCACTACCTCACCCTCACCGCGGAGGAAGTCCCGGACGGGGCGAGCGAGTTCAAGTGCTGCCCGCCCATCCGCGAGTCCGCCAACCAGGATCTGCTGTGGCAGGCCCTCGCGGACGGCACGATCGACTGCGTGGTCACCGACCACTCCCCCTCCACCGCCGATCTGAAGACCGACGACTTCGCCACCGCCTGGGGCGGCATCTCCGGACTGCAGCTGAGCCTCGCGGCGGTCTGGACGGAGGCCCGCCGGCGCGGCCACGGCCTGGAGGACGTGGTCCGCTGGATGTCCACGCGCACGGCGGCCCTCGTCGGCCTCGACGACCGCAAGGGCGCCATCGAGGCGGGCCGCGACGCCGACTTCGCCGTCCTCGCCCCCGACGAGACCTTCACCGTCGACCCGGCCGCCCTCCAGCACCGCAACCGCGTCACCGCGTACGCCGGCAAGACCCTGTACGGCGTGGTCAGGTCCACCTGGCTGCGCGGCGAACGCATCGTCGCGGACGGCGAGTTCACCGAACCGAAGGGCCGCCTCCTCACCCGCACCCCCTGACCGCGCCCCGTACGCCCGGCCCCGCTTCCCGCCCCGTACCCGCAGCGGCCGACCACCGAAAGGCAGACCTGATCATCGTGACGGCTCAGCACCACACCCCGCCCACGAGCTTCACCGGCGACGCGAACCCCTACGGCGGCGGCGACCCGTACGCGGACTACCGCACCACCGACTTCCCCTTCACCCGGTACGCCGACCTCGCCGACCGCAGGCTCGGCGCCGGGGTCGTCGCCGCCAACGACGAGTTCTTCGCCCACCGCGAGAACCTGCTGGTGCCCGAGCGCGCCGAGTTCGTCCCCGAGCACTTCGGGCACAAGGGCAAGGTCATGGACGGCTGGGAGACCCGCCGCCGCCGGGGCGCCTCGGCCGAGCACCCCTGGCCGACGGCCGACGACCACGACTGGGCGCTGATCCGCCTCGGCGCGCCCGGCGTGATCCGGGGGATCGTCGTCGACACGGCCCACTTCCGCGGCAACTACCCGCAGGCGGTCTCCGTCGAGGCCGCGTCCGTCGCCGGTTCCCCGTCGCCGGAGGAACTGCTCGCCGACGACGTGAAGTGGACGACCCTCGTCCCGCGCACCCCCGTCGGCGGCCACGCGGCCAACGGCTTCACGGTCACCGTCGAGCAGCGCTTCACCCACCTGCGCCTCAACCAGCACCCCGACGGCGGCGTCGCCCGTCTGCGGGTGTACGGCGAGGCCGTGCCGGACCCCGTCTGGCTGGACGCGCTCGGCACCTTCGACGTGGTCGCCCTGGAGAACGGCGGCCTGGCCGAGGACGCCTCCAACCTCTTCTACTCACCCGCCACCAACACCATCCAGCCCGGCCGCGCCCGGGTGATGCACGAGTGCTGGGAGACCAGCCGCCGCCGCGACCAGGGCAACGACTGGATCCGCTACCGCCTCGCCGCCCAGTCCGAGATCCGTGCCCTGGAGATCGACACGGCCTACCTCAAGGGCAACGCGGCCGGCTGGGCCACGGTCTCGGTGAAGAACGGCGACGACGCCGACTGGACCGAGATCCTCCCCCGCACCCGCCTCCAGCCCGACACCGGCCACCGCTTCGTCCTCGACGTCCCCGCCGTCGCCACCCACGCCCGTGTCGACATCTATCCCGACGGCGGAATCTCCCGTCTGCGCCTCTTCGGCTCCCTGACGGAGACGGGCCGTGCCGGTCTGGCGGCACGTCACCAGGAACTGGGCGGCTAGACGGCCGAGCGGCGGTGCCCGCGCCCCTTTCCGGGGTGCGGGCAACCGCGTGACCAGCAGTGTGTGGCCGGTGTGAACTCCGATCACCCCCGGTTAACACCGGGAAAACTTACCGGCCGTGCCCGGAAAATCATGGAACTTGTCATTGACATGTCATGGTCTACGCGCGTCATCATGAGGCCATGCGATTCCCCCCACGAGCAACACGTGTCGGAGCGGCGGCGGCACTCCTGTCCGCCCTCCTCGTCGGCGGCACCGTCACCGCCACCCCGGCCGCCGCCGCGGTCGGCAGCATCTGCTACAGCGACCTGCCGTCGCAGGCGCACACCACGCTCAGCCTGATCGCCCGAGGCGGCCCCTACCCGTACGCGCAGGACGGCAGCGTCTTCCAGAACCGGGAGCGCGTCCTGCCCTCGCGGTCCACGGGCTACTACCACGAGTACACCGTCAAGACCCCCGGCTCCTCCACCCGCGGCGCCCGCCGCATCGTCACCGGGCAGGCCCACGAGGAGGACTACTACACCGCCGACCACTACGCGTCCTTCGACCTGGTCGACCACGACTGCTGAGTCCGCCCCACCGGACTCGGCGCCGCCCGTCCCGGCCGGCTGTCCTTCCCCCACAGGACCGTCGGCCGGGCGGGCCTTCGCTCACCCGGACCTCCGGCTCTCCGCCGCCGCGAACAGGGCGATCGCCAGGACGATCAGCGCGATGCTCACATAGATCTCGTAGCCGTCCAGGGTGCTCCACTTCTGTGTCACCCCCCACTTCAGCTTGCCGGTGAGTTCGTACACCAGACCGCCGGTGCCCTGGAGCAGGGCGAGGAACCCGAGGAACTCCAACAACTGCTTCATGGCCCCGATCCTCGTCCCGCGCTCCCCCCGCCTCCATCGGCCGCGGGGCGAGGCCTGTCCGACGGGGGTACCGATCCGCGGGGCGGCGGCGCGACGAGGGTCGACGACGGCACGACGAAGGTCGACGGCGGTGCGACTTCCGTCGCGATCACCGGCGGAGGGGAGGTGCCGGAGGCCGTCTCTGCGTAGATTTGTCGACCGTGAGTGCTGACAAGCAGGTGCCGGAGCCCCCGGCCTTCCCGGGGCGGAGCTGGCTGCTGCCGTCGGCGCTGCTCGACTCCGAACCCGGGCGGGACCCCGGCGACGCACGACCCGGACGGCGGCCCCGGCGGACCGCCCGCGACTGGGTCGTCGACTTCACCTGCTTCCTGCTGGCCGTGTTCATCGGCCTGCTCAGCGTGGAGGCGGTCAGGAACGAGCCCGATCTGCCACAGGCCTTCGTCGTCCTCGACCAGGTCCTCGGCGCACTCGCCTGCGCCGCCGTCTGGCTGCGCAGACGCTGGCCGGTCGGCCTCGCCGCGGCGATGGTCCCGGTCTGCTTCGTGTCCAGCACCGCGGGCGGCGCCGGTCTGGTCGCCCTCTTCACCCTCACCGTGCACCGGCCCTTCCGGTACGTGGCCTGGATCGGCGGCGCCTCCCTGGTCCTCAACCCGCTGTTCTACTGGCTGCGCCCCGACCCCGACATCACCTACCCCTGGGTGGTGTTCCTCTCCGCAGTCCTCACCGCCGCGATCGTCGGCTGGGGCATGTTCGTGCGCTCCAAGCGGCAGCTCCTGCTGAGCTTCCGGGACCGCGCCCGACGCGCCGAGACCGAGGCGGAGCTCCGGGCCGAACAGGCGCAGCGGCTCGCCCGCGAGGCCATCGCCCGCGAGATGCACGACGTCCTGGCCCACCGTCTGACCCTGCTGAGCGTGCACGCGGGCGCGCTGGAGTTCCGGCCCGACGCGCCCCGCGCCGAGGTCGTCCGCGCGGCCGGCGTCATCCGGGAGAGCGCGCACGAGGCACTCCAGGACCTCCGGGAGATCATCGGGGTGCTCCGGGCGGGCGAGCCCGACGACGCGGGCCGCCCCCAGCCGACCCTGGCCGCGCTCGACTCCCTCGTCTCCGAGTGCCGCGAGGCCGGCATGAAGGTCGTCCTCGACCAGCACGTCACCGACCGCGCCGCCGTCCCCACGTCCGTCGGCCGCACCGCCTACCGCATCGCCCAGGAGTGCCTGACCAACGCCCGCAAACACGCCCCCGGCGCCGAGGTCACCGTCACCGTGGCGGGCGCCCCCGGCGACGGCCTCACCGTCCGCGTACGCAACCCCGCGCCCCCGGGCGAGGTCCCGCCCGTCCCCGGCTCCGGCCAGGGCCTCATCGGTCTCACCGAACGCGCCGCGCTGGCCGGGGGCCGCCTCGACCACGGCCCCGAGACCGGCGGCGGCTTCGCCGTACGGGCCTGGCTGCCCTGGAGCTGACCCCGGGCCGTGCCACAGGTGGGGTGAACCCCGGCATCGGCGTGCGCCGCGCCATCTCGTGCCCCATGATGGCCAGTTGACCCGTACGTCTCGGGAGGGACCGCAGAGTGAGTTCCGGGGGACACAACCCGTACCAGCCGCCCTGGCAGCCGAACGGAGGACCGTACCCACCGCCGCCGTACGCCCCCAACTCCCCGTACCCGTACGGCCCGAACCCCTACGCACCCCAGCCGCCCCCCACGCTCGTGCGGCGGATGCGGGAGGACGAGTGGCCGCCCCTGCGGGAGTTCCTCAGCGGGCTGCGGCTGCACGGCTGCCTCTGGGTGATGGCCGCGATGTGCGCGTGGCCCATGGTGGTCGGACTGCTGCTGGGCTACCCCCTGGCCCGCTCCGCCCGCCGCCCGGCCCGGCGGATCTTCCCCTCCCGCGCCCGCCACCGCCTCGCGGACGACGACGTGACCCGGATGCAGCGGCGGCGGGCCTGGACCGCCACCCTCATGTCCGTGCTGATCCTTGCCGTGTACGGCAAGGCCGAGGACGTCGACCAGGCACAGCAGCAGTTCATGATGCGGCTGATGGTCACTCCCTGGCTGCTGCTCCTGAGCGCGCCCGTGGTCGTCGCGGCCCTCTTCCGCTGGTCGTCGCCGACCGCGCGCCGGACGATGCGCGCCCCGCTGCGCACCGCCGGGGCGTCGGCCCTGTGGTACGTCGGCGCCTTCACGACGGTGCCGCTGCTCGGCGGGGCGATCTACTACACCCGCACCCACCTGGAACAGGACATGAGCCTCTGGGCGCCGCTCGCCCTGCTCGTGCCCCTGCTCTGGATGCTGCTCTTCATCGTCTTCGCCACCGGGCCCGCCGTGCGCAGCGCCTTCAACACCGCCGATGTGCACCCGGCCCTCCCGGCGCTGCTCACCGGCGCCCTGGTGTGGGAGTTCGCCGCCATCAGCCTCGCCGTCGGCGGACCGCCGCCGGGCCCGCCGCTGGTCCAGCTCGCCGCGCTCGTCGGCGGCCCCGCCTCGGTCACCGCCGTCGCGTGGTGGGAGATACGCCGGCTGCGCACCCGCCACGGGGTACGACTGCGCGCCTGACGGGGACCGGCGGCGGGGTCACCCCAGGCGCGGCACCACGCGCTGCCCCGCCGACCCGTACACCCAGGCCGACGCCTCGTCGATGAAGTCGCCCGGGAAGCCGAGACGGAAGGCGGTGGTCTCCTCCAGCCGGGCCAGCACCTCCGGCGGGAGCACCAGCCGGGCGGCGCCGAGGTTGTCCATGAGCTGCTCCACGCGGCGGGCGCCGAGGATGGGGTGCACGGCGGGGGAGTGGGCCATGGTCCAGGCGATGGCGATCTGGGCCGGGGTGGCGTCGAGTTCGTCCGCGGCGCGCTGCACGGCCTCCGCGACCGCCCGCTCGCGCTCCCCGACCGCCCCGGCCGACAACCGGGTCGCGATGCCCGGCGCCATCCCGCCCGGCCGGGTGTACTTGCCGGACAGGACACCGTTCTGCAGCGGACTCCACGCCGCCACCGACATCCCGAACGCCTCCGCCATCGGCAGCAGTTCCCGCTCGATGTCCCGGTTGAGCAGGCTGTACGGCACCTGGAGCGCCGACAGCGGTGACCAACCCCGCCATTCCGCGAGGGTGTTGGCGCGCGACACCACCCAGGCCGGGGCGTCCGAGATGCCGACGTACAGCACCTTCCCGGACCGTACGGCGTCGTCCAGGGCCCGCATCGTCTCCTCGACCGGGGTGTTGCGGTCCCAGATGTGCACCCAGTAGATGTCGACGTAGTCCGTGCCCAGCCGGCGCAGACTCGTCTCCAGCGACAGCGCGAGGTTCTTGCGGTGGTTGCCCGCGGCGTTGGGATCGCTGCCGTCCCGGGACACGGTGTACTTGGTGGACAGCACGAACCGGTCGCGGCGCCCCTTGAGCAGCTCGCCGACGATCCGCTCGCTCTCCCCGCCCCGGTAGTTGACCGCCGTGTCGATCACATTGCCGCCGGCCTCCGCGTACACGTCGAGGATGCGCGCGCACTCCTCGGGAGGGGCGCCCACCCCGCCCTGCTCCCCGAACGTCATGGCGCCCAGGAACAGCTCGGAGACACGGAGCCCGGTCCGGCCCAGGAGTCGGTAACGCACCTGATTCCTCCGTCGGTTGAAAGCCGTACCGGCCGACACTAACCGGTCGGCCCGCGCCGACGCGGCGGTCCGGGCGAAGCGTCATTACGGTAGTGCTCCATGACCGACGCCCGGGCCCTGCGCCCCGACGATGGACCGACGACCGTGATCCGACTGCTCCTCGTGGACGACGACCCCCTGGTGCGGGCCGGTCTCTCCTTCATGCTGGGCGGCGCCGACGACATCGAGATCGTGGGCGAGGGCGCCGACGGGAGCGAGGTGGACGCCCTCGTCGACCGCACACGCCCCGACGTCGTCCTGATGGACATCCGGATGCCGGCCGTGGACGGCCTCACGGCCACCGAGCGGCTGCGCGCCCGCGCGGACGCGCCCCAGGTCGTCGTCCTCACCACCTTCCACGCCGACGACCAGGTCCTGCGCGCGCTGCGCGCGGGCGCCGCCGGTTTCGTCCTCAAGGACACCCCGCCCGCCGAGATCGTCGACGCGGTACGGCGGGTCGCGGCCGGTGACCCCGTGCTCTCGCCCGCCG
The sequence above is drawn from the Streptomyces griseiscabiei genome and encodes:
- the allB gene encoding allantoinase AllB; the encoded protein is MSETELVLRSTRVITPDGSRPAAVAVADGRITAVLPYDADVPPGTRLEDLGDHVLLPGLVDTHVHVNDPGRTHWEGFWTATRAAAAGGITTLVDMPLNSLPPTTTVDHLRTKREVAADKAHVDVGFWGGALPDNVKDLRPLHDAGVFGFKAFLSPSGVDEFPHLDQDGLARSLTEIAGFGGLLIVHAEDPHHLDAAPQRGGPRYADFLASRPRGAEDTAIAALIDRARRLDARVHVLHLSSADALPLIAEAKRDGVRITVETCPHYLTLTAEEVPDGASEFKCCPPIRESANQDLLWQALADGTIDCVVTDHSPSTADLKTDDFATAWGGISGLQLSLAAVWTEARRRGHGLEDVVRWMSTRTAALVGLDDRKGAIEAGRDADFAVLAPDETFTVDPAALQHRNRVTAYAGKTLYGVVRSTWLRGERIVADGEFTEPKGRLLTRTP
- the alc gene encoding allantoicase; translated protein: MTAQHHTPPTSFTGDANPYGGGDPYADYRTTDFPFTRYADLADRRLGAGVVAANDEFFAHRENLLVPERAEFVPEHFGHKGKVMDGWETRRRRGASAEHPWPTADDHDWALIRLGAPGVIRGIVVDTAHFRGNYPQAVSVEAASVAGSPSPEELLADDVKWTTLVPRTPVGGHAANGFTVTVEQRFTHLRLNQHPDGGVARLRVYGEAVPDPVWLDALGTFDVVALENGGLAEDASNLFYSPATNTIQPGRARVMHECWETSRRRDQGNDWIRYRLAAQSEIRALEIDTAYLKGNAAGWATVSVKNGDDADWTEILPRTRLQPDTGHRFVLDVPAVATHARVDIYPDGGISRLRLFGSLTETGRAGLAARHQELGG
- a CDS encoding ribonuclease domain-containing protein — its product is MRFPPRATRVGAAAALLSALLVGGTVTATPAAAAVGSICYSDLPSQAHTTLSLIARGGPYPYAQDGSVFQNRERVLPSRSTGYYHEYTVKTPGSSTRGARRIVTGQAHEEDYYTADHYASFDLVDHDC
- a CDS encoding sensor histidine kinase, whose product is MSADKQVPEPPAFPGRSWLLPSALLDSEPGRDPGDARPGRRPRRTARDWVVDFTCFLLAVFIGLLSVEAVRNEPDLPQAFVVLDQVLGALACAAVWLRRRWPVGLAAAMVPVCFVSSTAGGAGLVALFTLTVHRPFRYVAWIGGASLVLNPLFYWLRPDPDITYPWVVFLSAVLTAAIVGWGMFVRSKRQLLLSFRDRARRAETEAELRAEQAQRLAREAIAREMHDVLAHRLTLLSVHAGALEFRPDAPRAEVVRAAGVIRESAHEALQDLREIIGVLRAGEPDDAGRPQPTLAALDSLVSECREAGMKVVLDQHVTDRAAVPTSVGRTAYRIAQECLTNARKHAPGAEVTVTVAGAPGDGLTVRVRNPAPPGEVPPVPGSGQGLIGLTERAALAGGRLDHGPETGGGFAVRAWLPWS
- a CDS encoding aldo/keto reductase, with the translated sequence MRYRLLGRTGLRVSELFLGAMTFGEQGGVGAPPEECARILDVYAEAGGNVIDTAVNYRGGESERIVGELLKGRRDRFVLSTKYTVSRDGSDPNAAGNHRKNLALSLETSLRRLGTDYVDIYWVHIWDRNTPVEETMRALDDAVRSGKVLYVGISDAPAWVVSRANTLAEWRGWSPLSALQVPYSLLNRDIERELLPMAEAFGMSVAAWSPLQNGVLSGKYTRPGGMAPGIATRLSAGAVGERERAVAEAVQRAADELDATPAQIAIAWTMAHSPAVHPILGARRVEQLMDNLGAARLVLPPEVLARLEETTAFRLGFPGDFIDEASAWVYGSAGQRVVPRLG
- a CDS encoding response regulator transcription factor, with the protein product MTDARALRPDDGPTTVIRLLLVDDDPLVRAGLSFMLGGADDIEIVGEGADGSEVDALVDRTRPDVVLMDIRMPAVDGLTATERLRARADAPQVVVLTTFHADDQVLRALRAGAAGFVLKDTPPAEIVDAVRRVAAGDPVLSPAVTRQLMVHAAGSAADTRRAAARSRVAVLNDREREVAVAVGRGASNAEIAAELFMSVPTVKTHVSRVLAKLHLNNRVQIALLTYDAGLLEEDGDA